One Mycolicibacterium goodii genomic region harbors:
- a CDS encoding GNAT family N-acetyltransferase: MTVQLYPSPTTFEPVAGAVYRADPVLFTNELTALRTSPWPDGRILLSVSDGTTPVGAAVQIPGSVLLVSGLPARTSTAAATALAEIQPDLPEVRGTPEAATAFAQAWREVTGGQAIPGTTDVLYRLGDLVPPAGVAGKWRPAQERDTDLLVAWLDAFYVEAFGSGSDIDGARAGLQAISDAGGQVLVWTVAEVPVCMARVHAAVAGMARIGPVYTPPEHRGHGYAAALTAVASRGAFDRGVRDVVLFADAANPVSNRVYQRIGFTPVAENVRYRLTGNGQSAG, encoded by the coding sequence ATGACCGTCCAGCTGTATCCGTCACCGACCACGTTCGAACCGGTGGCCGGTGCGGTGTATCGCGCCGACCCGGTGTTGTTCACCAATGAGCTGACGGCGCTGCGGACCTCGCCGTGGCCCGACGGTCGGATCCTGCTGTCGGTGTCCGACGGGACGACCCCCGTGGGCGCCGCGGTCCAGATACCGGGGTCGGTGCTCCTGGTCAGCGGGCTGCCGGCGCGGACATCCACCGCCGCGGCAACCGCCCTTGCCGAGATTCAGCCGGACCTGCCTGAAGTGCGTGGGACACCCGAGGCCGCAACGGCTTTCGCGCAGGCCTGGCGGGAGGTCACCGGCGGGCAGGCGATCCCGGGCACCACAGACGTGCTGTACCGGTTGGGGGATCTGGTTCCGCCGGCCGGTGTGGCGGGCAAGTGGCGTCCGGCGCAGGAGCGTGACACCGACCTGCTGGTCGCCTGGCTTGACGCGTTCTATGTCGAGGCGTTCGGCTCCGGGTCCGACATCGACGGGGCTCGTGCTGGGCTGCAGGCGATTTCCGACGCGGGTGGACAGGTGCTCGTATGGACGGTCGCCGAGGTTCCCGTGTGTATGGCTCGTGTCCACGCCGCTGTCGCCGGGATGGCGCGGATCGGCCCCGTTTACACGCCGCCGGAACATCGGGGCCACGGTTACGCCGCGGCGCTCACGGCGGTCGCGTCACGCGGGGCGTTCGATCGCGGGGTGCGGGACGTCGTGTTGTTCGCCGACGCGGCCAATCCGGTGTCCAACCGGGTATACCAACGCATCGGCTTCACTCCTGTCGCCGAGAATGTGCGGTACCGGCTGACGGGCAACGGTCAGTCGGCGGGCTGA
- a CDS encoding MFS transporter small subunit has product MSEAPAELHEYQPTVPRAYIALAWLWVAVPFGYGVYQLLLKVGQLFG; this is encoded by the coding sequence GTGAGCGAAGCTCCAGCCGAACTGCACGAGTACCAGCCCACTGTGCCCAGGGCGTACATCGCCCTGGCGTGGCTGTGGGTCGCCGTGCCGTTCGGCTACGGCGTGTATCAGTTGTTGCTCAAGGTCGGTCAGCTGTTCGGGTAG
- a CDS encoding L-lactate MFS transporter: protein MTPGTDTAAAPFLSRERIIAPPGWSRWLVPPAALSIHLSVGAAYSWSVFKKPLEGALGISGTLSALPFTIGIVMLGLSAAVFGTWVDRNGPRKAMFAAMCCFCGGWLVGAAGLALGQYWIVLLGYGVLGGIGWGIGYISPVSTLMKWFPDKPGMATGLAIMGFGGGALIASPWSTAMLNAFGSSTGGIAKTFLVHGIVYAVFMSLGWLLVRVPRADWRPHGWTPPPLQAGSIVTGGQVSANNAIKTPQFWLLWVVLCFNVTAGIGILEKASPIYQDYFPAAGAAAGALAAAAAGYVAMLSLGNMAGRIGWSSLSDVIGRKNAYRLYLGVGALMYLTITLMQNSNKLVFLIATIVILSFYGAGFATVPAYLRDLFGTFQVGAIHGRLLTAWSAAGILGPIIVNSIADHQTSAGKDGPALYTLSFSIMIGLLIVALVCNELIRPVSSKWHEPERVTADPIAEEAHR, encoded by the coding sequence ATGACCCCAGGGACCGATACTGCTGCGGCACCGTTCTTGAGCCGCGAACGCATCATCGCGCCGCCGGGTTGGAGCCGGTGGCTGGTACCACCGGCGGCGTTGTCCATCCACCTGTCGGTCGGTGCCGCCTACTCGTGGAGCGTCTTCAAGAAACCCCTCGAGGGCGCACTCGGCATCTCGGGCACCCTGAGCGCCCTGCCGTTCACCATCGGCATCGTCATGCTCGGGCTTTCGGCCGCGGTGTTCGGCACGTGGGTCGACCGCAACGGTCCCCGCAAGGCGATGTTCGCGGCGATGTGCTGCTTCTGTGGCGGGTGGCTCGTCGGCGCGGCCGGCCTGGCGCTGGGCCAGTACTGGATCGTGTTGCTCGGCTACGGCGTGCTCGGCGGGATCGGCTGGGGGATCGGCTACATCTCCCCGGTGTCCACACTGATGAAGTGGTTCCCTGACAAACCCGGCATGGCGACCGGTCTGGCGATCATGGGATTCGGCGGCGGTGCGCTGATCGCCTCCCCGTGGTCGACGGCGATGCTCAATGCGTTCGGGTCGAGCACCGGCGGCATCGCCAAGACCTTCCTGGTGCACGGCATCGTCTATGCGGTGTTCATGTCGCTGGGGTGGCTGCTGGTGCGGGTTCCCCGCGCCGACTGGCGTCCGCACGGGTGGACGCCACCGCCGCTACAGGCGGGTTCCATCGTCACCGGTGGCCAGGTGTCGGCCAACAACGCGATCAAGACACCACAGTTCTGGCTGCTCTGGGTTGTCCTGTGCTTCAACGTCACTGCGGGCATCGGCATCCTGGAGAAGGCATCGCCCATCTACCAGGACTACTTCCCGGCCGCCGGGGCCGCCGCGGGTGCACTGGCCGCCGCGGCCGCCGGATACGTCGCGATGCTGTCGCTGGGCAACATGGCCGGACGCATCGGCTGGTCCAGCCTGTCCGACGTGATCGGACGCAAGAACGCCTACCGGCTGTACCTGGGTGTCGGCGCCCTGATGTACCTCACGATCACCCTGATGCAGAACTCCAACAAGCTGGTGTTCCTCATCGCCACCATCGTGATCCTGTCGTTCTACGGTGCCGGGTTCGCGACCGTCCCCGCCTACCTGCGTGACCTGTTCGGCACGTTCCAGGTCGGCGCCATCCATGGCCGACTGCTCACCGCGTGGTCGGCGGCGGGCATCCTCGGCCCGATCATCGTCAACTCGATCGCCGACCACCAGACGTCGGCAGGCAAGGACGGCCCCGCCCTCTACACCCTGTCGTTCTCGATCATGATCGGGCTGTTGATCGTGGCGCTCGTGTGCAACGAGCTCATCCGGCCGGTGTCCTCGAAATGGCATGAGCCCGAACGTGTTACTGCCGACCCCATCGCCGAGGAGGCCCACCGGTGA
- a CDS encoding VOC family protein encodes MEQRISLITLGVDDLAASRRFFEEGLGWTATGAYDEVVFYQLPGIALALFGRNDLAADTGVAVDGRFSGISIAINQRTEAEVDDVMAQVQAAGGTIVKPAEKTYWGGYCGYFTDLDGHVWEVAVNPAWLINDDGSVTIQ; translated from the coding sequence ATGGAACAGCGCATCAGTCTGATCACCCTCGGCGTCGACGACCTGGCGGCATCCCGGCGGTTCTTCGAAGAGGGCCTGGGCTGGACGGCCACCGGCGCCTATGACGAGGTGGTGTTCTACCAATTGCCCGGCATCGCGCTGGCGTTGTTCGGCCGTAACGATCTGGCCGCCGACACCGGTGTCGCGGTCGACGGTCGGTTCAGTGGCATCAGCATCGCGATCAACCAGCGCACCGAGGCCGAGGTCGACGACGTGATGGCGCAGGTGCAGGCCGCGGGCGGCACGATCGTCAAACCCGCCGAAAAGACCTACTGGGGTGGCTATTGCGGCTACTTCACCGATCTCGACGGGCATGTCTGGGAGGTCGCGGTGAACCCCGCGTGGCTGATCAACGACGACGGGTCGGTGACCATCCAGTAG
- a CDS encoding LysR family substrate-binding domain-containing protein — protein sequence MTPLSLTLGYMPGGTPAKWARIWAQRHPDVPLHLYPVAAADAADAVRAGTVDVALLRLPADTSGLAVIPLYEETTVAVVPTDHVFAAADEITGADLDGEPTLLPLDSVVEWAVTAGSPVEHRPETTADAIELVAAGMGALVVPQSLARLHHRKDLTYRMIADAPTSPVALAFREGTPSELVEEFVGIVRGRKPTSSRGQTQPAPKRTAREKTLAKQAARAAAGKTAGKVARKPTKRGKR from the coding sequence ATGACCCCGCTGTCCCTCACCCTCGGCTACATGCCTGGCGGGACGCCCGCGAAGTGGGCGCGGATCTGGGCGCAACGCCATCCGGACGTGCCTTTGCACCTGTACCCCGTCGCCGCGGCGGACGCCGCCGACGCCGTACGGGCAGGCACGGTCGACGTGGCGTTGCTACGCCTGCCCGCCGACACATCGGGGCTCGCCGTCATCCCGCTGTACGAGGAGACGACGGTGGCCGTGGTGCCCACCGATCACGTCTTCGCCGCGGCCGACGAGATCACCGGCGCGGACCTCGACGGCGAACCGACGCTGCTGCCGCTCGACAGTGTCGTCGAATGGGCCGTGACCGCAGGCAGCCCTGTCGAGCATCGACCCGAAACCACCGCGGACGCAATCGAATTGGTCGCCGCGGGCATGGGCGCACTCGTCGTGCCGCAGTCGCTGGCGCGGTTGCACCACCGCAAGGACCTCACCTACCGCATGATCGCCGACGCACCCACGTCTCCGGTGGCGCTCGCGTTCCGGGAGGGGACACCCTCGGAACTGGTCGAGGAGTTCGTCGGCATCGTGCGGGGCCGCAAACCGACGTCGTCGCGCGGCCAGACCCAGCCTGCGCCGAAACGCACCGCCCGAGAGAAGACGCTCGCCAAGCAGGCCGCCCGCGCAGCGGCGGGCAAGACCGCGGGCAAGGTCGCGCGCAAGCCGACCAAGCGGGGGAAACGCTAG
- a CDS encoding DUF5997 family protein: MSRPNAQSMKPATAAKKLDVYLPATPAEFQANAITRDELAALQTDPPQWLQDLRKNGPHPKNLVAAKLGISIAALARNGVGDALTTEEINRIIAENPEWLAAERESYQEVLREEKRLKAQRAEQSRRS, encoded by the coding sequence ATGAGCAGGCCTAACGCGCAGTCCATGAAACCCGCGACCGCGGCGAAGAAGCTGGACGTGTATTTGCCCGCGACGCCTGCGGAGTTCCAGGCCAACGCGATCACGCGCGACGAACTCGCGGCGCTGCAGACCGATCCGCCGCAGTGGCTGCAGGATCTGCGCAAGAACGGGCCGCATCCCAAGAACCTCGTCGCAGCCAAGCTCGGCATCTCGATCGCCGCACTCGCCCGCAACGGCGTCGGCGATGCGCTCACCACCGAGGAGATCAACCGCATCATCGCCGAGAACCCGGAGTGGCTCGCCGCCGAGCGCGAGAGCTACCAGGAGGTGCTCCGCGAGGAGAAGCGCCTCAAGGCGCAGCGGGCGGAGCAGTCGCGCCGAAGCTAG